In Bacteroides coprosuis DSM 18011, the following are encoded in one genomic region:
- a CDS encoding surface antigen (D15) (COGs: COG4775 Outer membrane protein/protective antigen OMA87~InterPro IPR010827:IPR000184~KEGG: bfs:BF2374 putative surface membrane protein~PFAM: Bacterial surface antigen (D15); Surface antigen variable number~SPTR: Putative surface membrane protein;~IMG reference gene:2504107117~PFAM: Surface antigen) — MRKYPSYLFILLVVLIFASCSTTKFVPEGEYLLDEVKITSNKKELKTVDLQPYIRQNPNSKWFSVFKTPLYVYNLSGTKHPNRWYNKFFRKIGDPPVIYNTSEAGRSQDELRKAVQNMGYLSAEVDTLTHSKKKKIKLSYNIVSGKPYLVRNITRLINDAKIAKYLEEDSISSLLKPGMKLDVSVLDSERERIVRKLSNVGYYKFHKDYITYSADTVLNTYEIDLTLNLHPYKDKLSDAVLTHPQYRINKVGFITNFDLMQSSDIQSISVNDSLHYNNMPIYYKDKLYLRPKILTEASALKQGELYNASDVQRTYSNFGRLGALKYTNVHFAENASDSTLLNAYVLLTRAKDKSVSFEIDGTNSAGDLGAAAAVSFQHRNLFKGSETFNVRLRGAYEAISNLPGYNNKNYTEYGAEMNINFPRFLFPFVSSDFKKKIRASTEFGIQYNYQIRPEFSRIQASSNWSYKWQKKLGQQFRIDLLDINYLYMPSISDKFKNDYLDGENNYILEYNYKDRLILGTGFHYTYNSARFVGLGQQTNLDSYTIRFGIESAGNLLYGLSNLTNASKNGDGEYKLLSIPYAQYLKGDFSFARNIVVDERNSFAFHVGVGIAYPYGNAGVIPFEKRYFSGGANSVRGWSVRGLGPGSFAGDGNFLNQSGDIKLDVNLEYRTNLFWKLRGAVFVDAGNIWTIREYDTQPGGQFKFNEFYRQIAISYGLGLRFDFDFFVVRLDGGMKAINPEFKSGKERYPIINPKFGRDFAFHFAVGYPF; from the coding sequence ATGCGTAAATATCCATCCTATTTATTTATCCTGTTAGTGGTATTAATATTTGCTTCTTGCTCGACTACAAAGTTTGTTCCCGAGGGTGAGTATTTATTGGATGAAGTGAAGATAACAAGTAATAAGAAAGAACTTAAAACAGTAGATCTGCAACCCTACATCAGGCAGAATCCTAATTCAAAATGGTTTAGTGTGTTTAAGACACCTCTTTACGTGTATAACTTGTCGGGAACAAAACATCCCAATCGCTGGTACAATAAATTCTTTCGAAAGATAGGAGATCCTCCTGTTATTTATAATACATCAGAAGCTGGTCGATCTCAGGATGAATTGCGTAAAGCAGTTCAAAATATGGGATACCTTAGTGCAGAAGTTGATACCCTAACGCACTCAAAAAAGAAAAAGATAAAATTGTCCTATAATATCGTATCGGGTAAACCCTATCTTGTAAGGAACATTACTCGTTTGATAAATGACGCAAAGATAGCTAAGTACCTTGAAGAGGATTCTATTTCATCACTTTTAAAACCTGGAATGAAGTTGGATGTATCGGTTTTGGATAGTGAAAGAGAACGAATTGTTCGAAAACTATCCAATGTGGGGTATTATAAGTTTCACAAAGACTATATTACTTATTCAGCAGATACTGTACTAAATACGTATGAAATAGATTTAACTTTAAATTTACATCCGTATAAAGATAAACTCTCTGATGCCGTATTGACTCATCCTCAATATCGTATAAACAAGGTGGGTTTTATTACCAATTTTGACTTGATGCAATCTTCTGATATACAGTCAATTTCTGTGAATGATTCTTTGCATTACAACAACATGCCCATTTACTATAAAGATAAATTATACTTACGTCCTAAAATTCTAACAGAAGCATCTGCCTTAAAGCAAGGTGAGCTATATAATGCTTCGGATGTTCAGCGGACTTATAGTAATTTTGGAAGGTTGGGTGCACTTAAATATACAAATGTTCATTTTGCAGAAAATGCATCGGATAGTACTCTGTTGAATGCTTATGTCTTGCTGACTAGAGCTAAGGATAAATCTGTCTCTTTTGAAATTGATGGCACAAACTCAGCAGGTGATTTAGGTGCAGCAGCCGCTGTTTCTTTCCAACATCGGAATCTGTTCAAAGGGTCTGAAACTTTTAATGTCCGGCTAAGAGGGGCTTATGAAGCAATATCTAATTTACCAGGATATAATAATAAAAACTATACAGAATATGGTGCGGAAATGAATATCAATTTCCCTCGATTTCTCTTCCCTTTTGTATCTTCTGATTTTAAGAAAAAGATACGTGCTAGTACCGAGTTTGGTATACAATACAACTATCAAATTCGTCCAGAGTTTTCACGAATTCAGGCGTCGAGTAACTGGAGTTATAAGTGGCAGAAGAAGTTGGGTCAACAATTTAGAATTGATTTACTAGATATAAATTACCTCTATATGCCCTCTATATCAGATAAGTTTAAAAATGATTATCTCGATGGAGAGAACAACTATATCTTAGAATATAACTATAAAGATCGATTAATACTTGGAACAGGATTTCACTACACCTACAATAGTGCTCGTTTTGTGGGCTTAGGGCAGCAGACAAATTTAGATTCTTACACCATACGTTTTGGGATAGAATCAGCTGGTAATTTATTGTATGGATTATCTAACTTAACAAATGCGAGTAAGAATGGTGATGGAGAATACAAACTGCTTAGTATTCCTTATGCCCAATATTTGAAGGGAGACTTTAGCTTCGCTCGTAATATAGTAGTAGATGAGCGAAACTCTTTTGCTTTTCATGTGGGAGTAGGTATTGCATATCCTTATGGTAATGCAGGGGTTATTCCTTTTGAGAAAAGGTACTTTTCAGGTGGAGCTAATAGTGTTAGAGGTTGGTCAGTGAGAGGATTGGGACCAGGTTCTTTTGCAGGTGATGGAAACTTTTTAAACCAGTCTGGTGATATAAAGTTGGATGTTAATCTAGAATATCGTACTAATCTATTTTGGAAATTGAGAGGAGCTGTATTCGTTGATGCAGGGAATATATGGACGATTCGTGAGTATGATACACAACCTGGTGGTCAATTTAAATTTAACGAGTTTTATAGGCAGATAGCTATTTCATATGGTTTGGGTTTAAGGTTTGATTTCGACTTTTTTGTTGTTCGCTTGGATGGTGGTATGAAGGCTATCAATCCCGAATTTAAAAGTGGTAAAGAGCGGTACCCTATTATTAATCCTAAGTTCGGTAGAGACTTTGCGTTCCACTTTGCTGTTGGATATCCATTTTAG
- a CDS encoding DoxX family protein (COGs: COG2259 membrane protein~InterPro IPR011637~KEGG: bvu:BVU_1970 hypothetical protein~PFAM: Uncharacterised protein family YphA~SPTR: Putative uncharacterized protein;~IMG reference gene:2504107118~PFAM: DoxX) yields the protein MIIISQKPQTIMNHLLDIILPHKYNSKELSFLLLLLRVIIGFLFLKHGLEKWNNFELLQNTFPDPWGITSRSSLILAIFAELICSIGFILGFLFRLATLPMITTMGVAYFMVHSNDPFATKELAFIYLVLFLILLITGPGKYSIDYLMGKALDSGRNKHSRIRKPIA from the coding sequence TTGATAATTATATCTCAGAAACCACAAACTATTATGAACCATCTACTAGACATTATACTTCCACACAAGTATAACAGCAAAGAATTAAGTTTCCTCTTACTCCTATTACGAGTAATTATAGGCTTTTTATTTTTGAAACACGGATTGGAAAAATGGAACAACTTTGAACTGCTTCAAAATACGTTTCCCGACCCATGGGGTATTACAAGTCGTTCATCATTAATTTTGGCTATTTTTGCAGAGCTTATTTGCTCTATAGGGTTTATATTGGGGTTTTTGTTTAGGCTAGCTACTTTACCTATGATTACTACCATGGGCGTTGCTTATTTTATGGTGCATAGTAATGATCCGTTTGCCACTAAAGAATTAGCATTTATCTATCTAGTCCTATTCCTTATTTTATTAATAACAGGCCCAGGAAAATATTCTATTGATTATTTAATGGGTAAGGCTTTGGATAGTGGAAGGAATAAGCATAGTAGAATACGAAAGCCAATAGCTTAA
- a CDS encoding coagulation factor 5/8 type domain protein (COGs: COG3669 Alpha-L-fucosidase~InterPro IPR000933:IPR000421~KEGG: bvu:BVU_0535 alpha-L-fucosidase~PFAM: Coagulation factor 5/8 type, C-terminal; Glycoside hydrolase, family 29~SMART: Glycoside hydrolase, family 29~SPTR: Putative uncharacterized protein;~IMG reference gene:2504107119~PFAM: F5/8 type C domain; Alpha-L-fucosidase), whose protein sequence is MKNCIVPIAALGLLLSGCSIGKGKSYEKHLEFPPSTNLEEKINMASRLVPSPTQLEWQQMELTAFLHFGINTFTGREWGTGEEDPSLFNPQKLNAEQWVKVLKDSGFKMALLTAKHHDGFCLWPTKTTRHSVASSPWKDGKGDVVRDLKEACDKYGLKFGVYLSPWDRNASCYGTDEYNDFFIQQLTELLTQYGDIYEVWFDGANGEGPNGKVQTYDWERILSTIKQLQPRAVTAIMGDDVRWVGNESGLGRTTEWSVTPLVPSSYARAKKVNASLGIDDVSKDLGSRELLAKANELFWYPSEVDVSIRPGWFYHPEEDHQVKSVNQLVDIYFQSVGLNSVLLLNIPPNTDGLISQSDASRLYDFSNYIQTYLEHNLVANPTVKHKVSEGNSIRYHLENEENINTLLIQEDISNGQRIEKFEIEGKFDDEWIQIAEGTTVGYKRLIRLPQDIKVEKLRLTILQARGNAYISKLGAFYCPPAEKTTASRVINEYDSQLWKTTCMDVPLSQVTDRDISTADTLIVGQEILIDLGKEELFGGFIYTPAYKALNHISKYSLSVSKDKTNWTIIYDHEEFSNIKNNPIPQELHFPKEVSARYIKLIPHESSNYKDVCSIAELGLLKK, encoded by the coding sequence ATGAAAAATTGCATAGTACCTATTGCAGCTTTAGGCCTACTCCTAAGTGGCTGTAGTATAGGGAAAGGGAAATCTTACGAAAAACACTTGGAGTTCCCTCCGTCGACAAATCTTGAAGAAAAAATCAACATGGCTTCACGCCTAGTTCCATCTCCCACTCAACTTGAATGGCAACAAATGGAGCTAACCGCATTCTTACACTTTGGAATCAATACTTTTACAGGTAGAGAATGGGGTACTGGAGAAGAAGATCCTTCTCTTTTCAATCCTCAGAAACTAAACGCAGAACAATGGGTAAAAGTATTAAAAGACAGTGGTTTCAAGATGGCTCTCTTGACAGCTAAACACCACGATGGATTCTGCCTATGGCCTACAAAAACTACTCGTCACTCTGTTGCTTCTTCTCCTTGGAAAGACGGAAAAGGTGATGTGGTAAGAGATTTAAAAGAGGCCTGCGATAAGTACGGACTCAAATTTGGAGTCTATCTATCTCCTTGGGATAGAAATGCTAGTTGCTACGGCACAGATGAATACAATGACTTCTTTATTCAACAGCTTACCGAACTGCTTACTCAATACGGAGATATTTACGAAGTATGGTTTGATGGAGCTAATGGTGAAGGACCTAATGGAAAAGTTCAAACTTATGATTGGGAACGTATCTTATCAACTATTAAGCAACTTCAACCTCGGGCAGTAACAGCTATTATGGGAGATGATGTAAGATGGGTAGGAAACGAAAGTGGGTTGGGAAGAACTACAGAATGGAGCGTTACTCCTCTTGTTCCATCTTCTTATGCCCGTGCTAAAAAAGTAAATGCATCACTAGGTATTGATGATGTTTCCAAAGACTTGGGTAGTAGAGAGCTTTTAGCGAAAGCGAATGAATTATTCTGGTACCCATCTGAAGTGGATGTTTCAATTCGCCCAGGATGGTTTTATCATCCCGAAGAAGACCACCAAGTAAAATCAGTCAACCAATTAGTTGATATTTACTTTCAATCGGTGGGTTTAAATTCCGTTCTTCTTTTAAATATACCACCCAACACAGATGGTTTGATTAGCCAAAGTGATGCCAGTAGATTGTATGATTTTTCAAATTACATACAGACCTATTTAGAACATAACCTTGTAGCTAATCCCACTGTAAAACATAAGGTAAGCGAAGGAAATTCTATCCGATACCATCTAGAGAATGAGGAAAACATCAACACACTTCTCATCCAAGAAGATATCAGTAATGGACAGCGCATCGAAAAGTTTGAAATTGAAGGAAAGTTTGATGATGAATGGATACAGATTGCAGAAGGAACTACGGTAGGATATAAAAGACTGATAAGACTACCTCAAGATATCAAAGTAGAAAAGTTAAGACTAACTATACTCCAAGCAAGAGGAAATGCTTACATCTCTAAACTGGGTGCTTTTTACTGCCCTCCAGCAGAGAAGACAACAGCTTCAAGAGTAATTAATGAATACGATAGTCAATTATGGAAAACCACCTGTATGGATGTCCCTTTAAGTCAGGTTACAGATAGAGACATATCTACCGCCGACACCCTAATAGTAGGACAAGAGATCCTCATAGACTTAGGAAAAGAGGAACTCTTTGGAGGTTTTATATATACACCAGCCTACAAAGCTTTAAATCATATTTCAAAGTATAGTCTATCTGTTAGCAAAGACAAAACTAACTGGACAATCATATATGATCATGAAGAGTTTAGTAATATTAAAAACAATCCTATACCTCAAGAATTACATTTCCCAAAGGAGGTATCGGCTAGATATATCAAACTTATACCTCACGAATCGAGTAACTATAAAGATGTATGTAGTATAGCCGAGCTAGGACTATTAAAAAAATAA